From the Bacteroidales bacterium genome, one window contains:
- the secDF gene encoding protein translocase subunit SecDF: protein MQNKGVFRFLAILIALVCVFQLSFTLCTRMVEKDAKEYAISGDNDSLAKALSKGIPEMERYYYDSITRKREQYYLDSMSKEEVFNFLWLRKYTYKDCKAREVNLGLDLKGGMNVTLEVSLPDIIRSLSGNSKDPFFNKVMDEAIEMQKNSSSDFVTLFDAAFKKNNTSNAKLASFFIVGLKDRINFNTTDEDVIKIIRDETDGAVERTFNILRTRIDRFGVAQPNIQLLAGSGRILIELPGIKDPERVRKLIQGTAKLEFWETYEYKEVYNFIAEADKKLVSLLTVVDTNAVKDSVNVMEETTEENVKGDIIKDTALAGIEESDTIRDSAEQMQQSFEEYAKEHPLTAYLQPALVQDEKGNYFPNRGPVVGYCQAFDTAKVMNMLRNPQIQMIFPRELRFMWTVKPVDEKETLHQLIALKTSRDGTASLSGDVIVDARQDIDQQQGNQISMSMNSEGATIWKNLTANNIGKSIAIVLDNVVYSFPTVQGEIPNGQSSITGNFTLEEAKDLANILKAGKLPAPTKIVEEAVVGPSLGKEAINAGLMSFIIAFVLVLLYMVLFYNTAGLVADSALLVNIFFLLGVLASLGATLTLPGIAGIVLTMGMAVDANVIIYERIKEEVRAGKGLKLAVADGYKHAYSAIIDGNVTTILTGIVLFIFGTGPIQGFATTLIIGIITSLFTSIFISRLIFEGMISRNKTIKFGNKFTINAFTKTKINFLGLRKKLYIVSLSIIVIGIISLFVRGMSWGIDFTGGRTYVVRFDKDVKTTDIRESLATPFGEAPEVKTFGPNNQVKITTKYLIHNNDDASDSIVESRLYEGLKGVYTNPIGIDEFLSDKQGKLLGKMSSQKVGPTIADDIKLSSVYAIVIALFVMFVYIAIRFKKWQFGLGGVISLTHDTLIVISMFSLFWGILPFGMEIDQAFIAAVLTIIGYSINDTVIIFDRIREYMALYPKREMKENMNAAMNSTLGRTINTSGTTLITLLAMFILGGEMIRGFIFALLVGIAVGTYSSIFNATPIAYDFIQMNKRRKEKKALKLQAKK from the coding sequence ATGCAAAATAAAGGAGTTTTCAGGTTTCTTGCGATTTTAATCGCGTTGGTATGTGTGTTTCAATTGTCATTTACTTTATGTACACGGATGGTTGAAAAGGATGCTAAAGAATATGCTATAAGCGGAGATAACGACAGCCTTGCCAAAGCACTTTCGAAGGGTATTCCCGAAATGGAACGCTATTATTATGATTCCATTACCCGAAAAAGAGAACAATATTATCTTGACTCTATGTCGAAAGAAGAGGTTTTTAATTTTTTATGGCTTCGTAAATATACATACAAAGACTGTAAAGCACGTGAAGTTAACCTTGGGCTTGACTTAAAAGGAGGTATGAATGTTACCCTTGAGGTTTCCTTACCCGATATTATCAGGTCATTATCAGGTAATAGCAAGGATCCTTTTTTCAATAAAGTTATGGACGAAGCCATTGAGATGCAAAAAAACAGCTCAAGTGACTTTGTTACATTGTTTGATGCTGCTTTTAAGAAGAATAATACTTCCAATGCCAAATTGGCTTCATTTTTTATAGTTGGTTTAAAAGACAGAATAAATTTCAATACAACAGATGAAGACGTTATTAAAATTATTCGTGACGAAACAGATGGCGCTGTAGAAAGAACATTTAATATTCTTCGCACACGTATTGACCGCTTTGGCGTTGCTCAGCCCAATATTCAGCTTTTGGCAGGTTCGGGGAGAATTCTTATAGAACTTCCCGGCATTAAGGATCCCGAACGTGTAAGGAAACTTATTCAGGGTACAGCTAAACTTGAATTCTGGGAAACATATGAATATAAAGAAGTTTATAATTTCATTGCTGAAGCCGACAAAAAACTGGTTTCATTACTGACTGTTGTTGACACCAACGCTGTCAAGGACAGTGTCAATGTCATGGAAGAAACAACAGAAGAAAACGTAAAAGGGGATATAATAAAAGATACTGCTTTGGCAGGGATTGAAGAAAGTGATACTATCAGGGATTCGGCCGAACAAATGCAGCAATCTTTTGAAGAGTATGCAAAAGAGCACCCTCTTACTGCCTATTTACAACCTGCTTTGGTACAGGACGAGAAAGGAAATTATTTCCCTAACAGGGGGCCTGTTGTAGGTTATTGTCAGGCCTTCGATACCGCAAAGGTTATGAATATGTTGCGAAACCCTCAGATACAAATGATATTTCCAAGGGAGCTTCGGTTTATGTGGACGGTGAAGCCGGTTGATGAAAAAGAAACATTACATCAATTAATTGCTTTGAAGACCTCTCGTGATGGTACGGCATCGCTCAGCGGTGATGTTATTGTGGATGCCCGCCAGGATATTGATCAGCAGCAGGGCAACCAGATATCTATGAGCATGAATTCTGAAGGAGCAACTATATGGAAAAACCTGACAGCAAACAACATTGGAAAATCAATTGCTATTGTTCTGGACAATGTTGTTTATTCGTTTCCTACAGTTCAGGGGGAAATACCTAATGGACAGTCTTCAATTACAGGAAATTTTACCTTGGAGGAAGCCAAAGACCTTGCAAATATTCTTAAAGCAGGCAAACTACCGGCTCCTACAAAAATTGTTGAGGAAGCCGTTGTGGGGCCTTCACTTGGTAAGGAAGCCATTAACGCCGGTTTGATGTCATTTATAATTGCTTTTGTTCTGGTGTTGTTGTACATGGTTTTATTTTACAATACCGCCGGTCTGGTTGCAGACTCTGCTTTATTGGTTAATATTTTCTTCCTTTTAGGAGTTCTGGCGTCGCTGGGAGCAACCTTAACCTTGCCTGGTATTGCCGGTATTGTACTTACGATGGGGATGGCGGTTGATGCCAACGTAATTATTTATGAGCGCATTAAAGAGGAGGTCCGGGCAGGCAAGGGATTGAAGCTTGCCGTGGCAGACGGGTATAAACATGCCTATTCTGCGATTATCGACGGTAATGTTACCACAATATTGACCGGTATTGTATTATTCATTTTTGGGACTGGCCCGATTCAGGGGTTTGCAACTACACTTATTATTGGTATTATCACATCATTATTTACCTCTATCTTCATTTCAAGATTGATTTTTGAAGGAATGATCAGCAGAAACAAAACCATCAAATTTGGAAATAAATTTACGATAAATGCTTTTACGAAAACAAAGATCAACTTTTTAGGACTTCGTAAAAAATTATATATAGTATCGTTGAGTATAATAGTCATCGGAATTATCTCATTGTTTGTTCGTGGAATGAGCTGGGGAATTGATTTTACCGGCGGACGTACTTATGTGGTACGTTTCGATAAAGACGTGAAGACAACTGATATCCGTGAATCGCTGGCAACACCTTTTGGCGAAGCCCCCGAAGTAAAAACCTTCGGACCCAATAATCAGGTTAAGATCACGACCAAATATTTGATCCATAATAATGACGATGCATCGGATTCAATTGTTGAATCCAGGCTTTACGAGGGATTAAAAGGTGTTTATACAAATCCTATAGGTATCGATGAATTTCTTTCCGATAAACAAGGAAAACTATTAGGAAAAATGAGTTCCCAGAAAGTAGGGCCGACCATCGCTGATGATATTAAACTCTCTTCTGTTTATGCTATCGTCATCGCCCTGTTTGTCATGTTCGTTTATATCGCCATCCGTTTCAAAAAATGGCAGTTTGGTTTAGGAGGTGTCATATCGCTCACTCATGATACATTGATCGTAATTTCTATGTTTTCTTTGTTTTGGGGTATTTTACCCTTCGGAATGGAGATTGACCAGGCATTTATTGCGGCGGTCCTTACTATAATAGGATATTCAATTAATGATACGGTAATCATTTTCGACAGGATCAGGGAGTATATGGCCCTTTACCCAAAACGCGAAATGAAAGAGAATATGAATGCTGCTATGAACAGTACGTTGGGAAGAACAATTAACACCTCAGGCACCACATTAATTACTTTGCTTGCCATGTTCATCTTAGGTGGTGAAATGATCAGAGGCTTTATTTTTGCCTTGCTTGTTGGTATTGCAGTAGGAACTTACTCTTCAATTTTTAATGCTACTCCTATCGCTTACGATTTTATTCAGATGAATAAAAGGCGCAAAGAAAAGAAAGCTTTGAAACTTCAGGCAAAAAAATAA
- a CDS encoding T9SS type A sorting domain-containing protein — protein sequence MTKLLSCYLLIFNVLASITVYSQELYDYNFFRNQSVIVSDTNEDDLRFAWGGGLNSCHLSNIDCNNDGIDDLVIFDKSGNRLLTYINDGIPDSISYSFEPYYQKFFPEVQSWVNFIDYDGDGKKDLFTYVPGGIKVYKNISDTSLKFQMLYPMINSDWGGGSVSNITVTNDDYPAFYDIDNDNDIDILTFFGLGTFLQMHRNMSQELYGNSDTLIYELYDFCWGNFSEGVDNNDISLNINCPRASDSLQFYKSTRHTGSTMLAADLNNDQLTDLILGDVDYFNLILLTNGGTTDSAHMVSMDTLFPSNTVPVLFNSFPVPSYIDINNDDKKDIVVSPFTSVFALAESHQSMWYYENTGSASSPVFSFNKPDVFQGEMIDFSTGSYPVIYDYNNDGLMDVIIGNYGYLDSSYYNFGYLYSEFRSQIAVLENIGTATIPQFKIATTDYANLAQLKLIGLVPSFHDLDNDGDIDMICGQSNGTLIYFENISGAGNLPAYDNPVYNFQAIDVGEFSTPQFFDLNNDNLIDLCVGKKSGYISYYQNTGTLNNPIFTKITDTLGKVNVVDPYVSYTGHSVPCFFRDSDIIKLFVASESGKIFYFKDIESNLTGKFTASDSILMQSDKDSTALIICDGMRSGVCVYDFNNDGYKDMIIGNFAGGLTYYSGIKSNIYNSIHKPYESPEIILNIFPNPAKDKLYLNIDDKNFKTIFLQIYNIIGNKVMEQEIPIKTQTEIDIRNLSNGYYLLKFYLTGNGQTRYENRAQKFVILK from the coding sequence ATGACAAAACTTTTAAGTTGTTATTTGTTGATTTTTAATGTTTTAGCATCCATTACAGTTTATTCTCAGGAACTATATGATTATAACTTTTTTCGAAATCAATCTGTTATTGTATCCGATACAAATGAGGATGATCTTAGATTTGCCTGGGGAGGAGGTTTAAATTCATGCCATTTATCAAATATTGATTGTAACAATGATGGGATTGACGACCTTGTAATATTTGATAAAAGCGGTAACCGCCTGCTGACATATATTAATGATGGAATACCTGACAGTATTAGTTATTCCTTTGAACCTTATTATCAGAAATTTTTTCCTGAAGTACAATCTTGGGTAAATTTTATTGATTACGATGGAGACGGGAAAAAAGACCTTTTCACTTATGTTCCCGGGGGGATAAAAGTTTATAAAAACATTTCCGACACATCATTAAAATTCCAGATGCTTTATCCAATGATTAATTCTGACTGGGGCGGAGGGAGTGTGTCAAATATCACGGTAACGAATGATGATTATCCGGCCTTTTACGATATTGATAATGACAACGATATAGATATTCTTACGTTTTTTGGATTAGGTACTTTTCTTCAAATGCATAGAAATATGTCACAAGAATTATACGGAAATTCTGATACCCTGATTTATGAACTATATGATTTTTGCTGGGGTAACTTTTCTGAAGGTGTTGATAATAATGATATTTCTCTTAATATCAATTGCCCGAGAGCATCTGATAGTTTGCAGTTCTACAAATCAACTCGGCATACCGGCTCAACTATGCTAGCTGCCGACTTAAACAACGACCAACTGACAGATTTAATTTTAGGAGATGTTGACTATTTTAATTTGATTTTACTTACAAACGGGGGTACAACAGATTCAGCCCACATGGTTAGTATGGACACTCTTTTCCCGTCAAACACAGTTCCGGTACTTTTTAATTCTTTCCCCGTTCCCAGCTACATTGACATTAACAATGATGACAAAAAAGACATTGTTGTTTCTCCTTTCACATCAGTATTTGCATTAGCAGAAAGCCATCAAAGCATGTGGTATTACGAAAACACCGGAAGTGCATCAAGTCCAGTGTTTAGTTTTAACAAACCTGATGTTTTTCAGGGGGAAATGATTGATTTTAGCACAGGTTCATACCCTGTTATTTATGACTATAATAATGATGGATTAATGGATGTAATTATAGGAAATTACGGCTATCTTGATTCTTCTTATTATAACTTTGGATATCTTTATTCGGAGTTCAGATCACAAATTGCTGTACTTGAAAATATTGGCACTGCAACTATACCACAATTCAAAATTGCAACTACTGACTATGCAAATCTCGCACAACTAAAACTTATTGGACTTGTCCCTTCATTCCACGACCTTGATAATGACGGAGATATTGATATGATATGCGGCCAATCAAACGGGACTTTAATCTATTTTGAAAATATTTCCGGTGCAGGCAATTTACCGGCTTACGACAATCCTGTTTACAACTTTCAGGCAATTGATGTCGGGGAGTTTTCAACCCCGCAGTTTTTTGACTTAAATAATGACAACCTTATTGACCTTTGTGTTGGAAAAAAGAGTGGTTATATTTCCTATTATCAAAATACAGGGACATTAAATAATCCCATTTTCACGAAAATAACAGATACACTTGGAAAGGTTAATGTTGTTGACCCTTATGTTTCTTACACCGGCCATAGCGTACCCTGTTTCTTCAGGGACTCTGATATAATTAAACTTTTTGTTGCTTCCGAGTCAGGTAAAATATTTTATTTCAAAGATATTGAATCAAACCTTACCGGGAAATTCACTGCCTCTGATTCTATTTTAATGCAAAGTGATAAAGATTCAACAGCGCTAATTATTTGCGATGGAATGCGTTCCGGAGTGTGTGTTTATGACTTTAATAATGATGGGTATAAAGATATGATAATCGGAAACTTTGCAGGAGGCCTAACATATTATTCCGGTATAAAATCAAATATTTACAACTCAATACACAAACCTTATGAATCCCCGGAAATTATCTTAAATATTTTTCCCAACCCTGCTAAAGACAAACTTTATTTAAATATTGACGATAAAAATTTTAAAACAATTTTCCTGCAGATTTATAATATAATTGGCAACAAAGTAATGGAACAAGAAATACCCATTAAAACTCAAACAGAAATTGATATCAGAAATCTTTCAAACGGTTATTACTTATTAAAATTTTATTTAACCGGAAATGGACAAACCCGATACGAAAACAGAGCACAAAAATTTGTAATATTAAAGTAG
- the uvrA gene encoding excinuclease ABC subunit UvrA, translating into MEVWQQNDNVVKEPDLENESELCVYGARVHNLRNVDVVIPRNKLVVITGLSGSGKSSLAFDTIYAEGQRRYLETFSNYIRQFIGNIERPDVDKITGLSPVIAIEQKSSNRNPRSTVGTITEIYDFLRLLFARTADAYSFITGEKMVRYSEQQIISKISDDYLNKNIFLLAPKIKGRKGHYRELFEQIRKLGFVKVRVDGIIKDLTQGMQLDRYKMHDIEIVIDNIIVKRGNETRLSNSVQAALKIGRNSLVVYEPVMNEAKHLSRMLMCPASGISYDEPEPNSFSFNSPYGACPKCTGLGEILEADINKIIPDYSKSIRSGGIAPVGVYKSSWIFHQLEAIGKSYDFTLDTPLRDFSEKAINIILYGTDELYTVKNEYLGVTSPYKMNFEGVVNFIINQNSDSSSKAIKKWAGSFMNKIICPECHGARLKKESLHFRVNNKNISELANFDLLALSQWLNQLNLSLDPLKYKIANEIVREIQDRLIFLLELGLDYLTLNRAAASLSGGESQRIRLATQISSQLVNVLYVLDEPSIGLHQRDNHKLISALKELRDIGNSIIVVEHDRDMIFSADYVIDIGPGGGVNGGKIVTYGDIETIIKTESLTSQYLNGKKDIKIPLQRRKGSGNELKIIGAKGNNLKELTVSFPLETFICITGVSGSGKSSLINQTLYPALSRYFYRSEKKSLEYEKIEGLKFIDKVVEIDQSPIGRTPRSNPATYTGVFDEIRKLFVQLPEAKIRGYLPGRFSFNVKGGRCETCGGAGMKLIEMNFLPDVFVPCEACNGKRYSRETLEIKYKGKSISDVLDMNIDEAVEFFLHIPSILNKIKTLKDVGLGYIKLGQQSTTLSGGEAQRVKLATELSKKDTGRTLYILDEPTTGLHFEDTNVLLEVLQILVNKGNTVIVIEHNMDVIKVADYIIDLGPEGGDRGGMVVCEGTPESIIKCKQSYTAKFLKQVLVNNKNKSNQL; encoded by the coding sequence ATGGAAGTCTGGCAGCAGAATGATAATGTTGTAAAAGAACCAGATTTGGAGAACGAATCAGAACTTTGTGTTTATGGGGCAAGGGTACATAACTTACGTAATGTAGATGTTGTTATTCCTCGAAACAAACTGGTAGTTATTACCGGGTTAAGCGGAAGCGGAAAGTCATCACTAGCTTTTGATACAATATATGCTGAAGGGCAAAGACGCTATCTGGAGACATTTTCGAATTATATCAGGCAGTTTATAGGAAATATTGAAAGGCCGGATGTGGATAAGATCACAGGTTTAAGCCCTGTTATTGCTATTGAACAGAAATCATCCAACAGGAATCCAAGATCAACAGTCGGAACAATTACTGAGATATATGATTTTTTAAGGTTGTTGTTTGCAAGAACTGCCGATGCATATTCTTTCATAACCGGTGAAAAAATGGTCAGGTATAGTGAGCAACAAATAATCAGTAAAATTTCTGATGATTATTTAAATAAAAATATTTTTTTACTTGCTCCCAAAATCAAAGGGCGTAAAGGTCATTATCGTGAACTATTCGAACAGATAAGAAAACTTGGATTTGTAAAAGTGAGAGTTGACGGAATTATAAAAGACCTGACGCAGGGAATGCAGCTTGACCGCTATAAAATGCACGATATTGAAATAGTTATTGATAATATTATAGTAAAGCGAGGCAATGAAACCCGCTTATCAAATTCTGTCCAGGCTGCTCTGAAAATTGGGCGCAACAGCCTTGTAGTATATGAACCTGTTATGAATGAGGCAAAACATTTAAGCAGAATGTTGATGTGTCCTGCAAGCGGTATCTCATATGATGAACCCGAGCCAAATTCATTTTCTTTTAACTCACCTTATGGAGCATGTCCTAAGTGTACCGGGTTGGGAGAAATTCTGGAAGCGGATATTAATAAGATAATCCCTGACTATTCCAAATCCATTCGCTCCGGAGGTATAGCACCTGTAGGAGTGTATAAAAGCTCCTGGATATTTCACCAACTGGAAGCTATCGGGAAAAGCTATGATTTTACTTTGGACACCCCTTTGCGGGATTTTTCAGAAAAAGCTATTAATATAATACTTTATGGAACCGACGAACTATACACTGTGAAAAATGAATATCTGGGCGTTACTTCTCCTTATAAAATGAATTTTGAGGGGGTAGTTAATTTTATAATAAATCAAAATAGTGATTCATCATCAAAAGCAATAAAAAAATGGGCAGGAAGTTTTATGAATAAAATTATATGCCCTGAATGTCATGGAGCGCGCCTGAAAAAAGAATCTCTTCATTTCAGGGTCAATAATAAGAATATTTCTGAACTTGCAAATTTTGACCTGCTTGCATTATCACAATGGCTTAATCAATTAAACCTCTCTCTTGACCCCTTAAAGTACAAAATAGCAAATGAAATTGTTCGTGAAATACAAGACAGGTTGATATTTCTTCTTGAACTTGGGTTAGATTATCTTACACTAAATAGGGCTGCAGCATCTTTATCAGGAGGTGAATCTCAACGTATCAGACTAGCAACACAAATAAGTTCTCAGCTAGTTAATGTGTTGTATGTATTGGATGAACCAAGCATTGGGCTGCATCAGCGCGATAACCACAAGCTGATATCTGCCCTGAAAGAATTGCGTGATATTGGCAATTCCATTATTGTTGTCGAACACGATAGGGATATGATTTTCTCTGCAGATTATGTAATAGATATTGGACCTGGTGGAGGAGTGAACGGAGGCAAAATTGTAACTTACGGAGATATTGAAACTATTATAAAAACAGAAAGCCTGACTTCACAATACCTTAACGGAAAAAAGGATATAAAAATACCCTTGCAAAGACGAAAGGGGTCGGGAAACGAATTAAAGATTATTGGGGCTAAAGGAAACAATCTGAAAGAACTTACGGTTTCTTTTCCATTAGAAACATTCATTTGTATTACAGGTGTTTCCGGCAGTGGCAAATCTTCTTTGATAAACCAGACTCTTTATCCTGCACTAAGCAGGTATTTTTATCGTTCAGAGAAAAAATCTTTGGAATACGAAAAGATAGAGGGTTTAAAATTTATTGACAAAGTTGTTGAAATTGACCAGTCTCCGATAGGAAGAACCCCACGTTCTAATCCTGCAACATATACAGGTGTTTTTGATGAAATCAGGAAATTATTTGTTCAGCTACCCGAAGCAAAAATCAGAGGTTACTTGCCGGGGCGCTTTTCGTTTAATGTGAAAGGAGGAAGGTGTGAAACATGTGGTGGTGCAGGAATGAAATTAATAGAAATGAACTTTTTGCCTGATGTTTTTGTCCCTTGTGAAGCATGTAATGGTAAAAGATATAGCCGTGAAACACTGGAGATTAAATACAAAGGTAAATCAATCAGCGATGTGCTTGATATGAATATTGATGAGGCAGTAGAGTTTTTTTTACATATACCATCAATACTCAATAAAATCAAAACTCTTAAAGATGTTGGGTTGGGATATATAAAACTGGGACAGCAATCAACAACTCTTTCGGGAGGAGAGGCGCAAAGAGTGAAATTAGCGACCGAGTTATCTAAAAAAGATACAGGTCGCACTTTGTATATTCTTGATGAGCCAACAACAGGTTTGCATTTTGAAGATACGAATGTGCTGCTGGAAGTATTACAAATACTTGTCAATAAGGGAAACACTGTAATTGTAATTGAACACAACATGGATGTGATTAAAGTTGCCGATTACATTATTGACTTAGGCCCGGAAGGTGGTGACAGGGGTGGCATGGTTGTATGTGAAGGCACTCCGGAATCCATTATAAAGTGCAAACAAAGTTATACAGCAAAATTTTTAAAACAAGTTCTGGTAAATAATAAAAACAAGTCAAATCAGTTATAA
- a CDS encoding TIGR00730 family Rossman fold protein → MRKFTDKEEEQFKEAYKPKDWNEVKINDSWQIFKVMSEFVSAFEKLTKIGPCVTIFGSARTQSDDKHYLLAQEISLKLSKLGFGIITGGGPGIMEAANKGAYMNRGKSVGLNIMLPFEQEANAFINPDKCLMFDYFFVRKVMFIKYAQGFVVMPGGFGTLDEFFEAITLIQTQKLVNFPVVLVVKEYWQGLIHWMKDKALSAGNISKEDLDLFNIVDTADEAVKVIDDFYKQYSLKPNF, encoded by the coding sequence ATGCGAAAATTCACTGATAAAGAAGAAGAACAGTTTAAAGAAGCTTATAAACCAAAAGATTGGAATGAAGTAAAAATTAACGATTCCTGGCAGATTTTTAAGGTGATGTCGGAATTTGTCAGTGCCTTTGAAAAACTCACAAAAATAGGCCCATGTGTTACTATTTTCGGCTCAGCACGCACTCAATCGGACGACAAACACTATCTCCTTGCTCAGGAAATATCACTTAAGCTTTCAAAGCTGGGATTTGGAATAATTACCGGTGGTGGCCCAGGAATAATGGAAGCCGCAAATAAGGGAGCTTATATGAATCGAGGGAAATCAGTAGGATTGAATATTATGCTGCCCTTTGAGCAGGAGGCTAACGCATTTATTAATCCCGATAAGTGCCTTATGTTTGATTATTTTTTTGTAAGAAAAGTAATGTTTATAAAATATGCACAGGGATTTGTTGTGATGCCCGGCGGCTTTGGAACTCTTGATGAGTTTTTTGAAGCTATTACCCTTATACAAACTCAAAAATTAGTTAATTTTCCTGTTGTTTTAGTAGTAAAAGAATATTGGCAGGGACTCATTCATTGGATGAAAGATAAAGCTTTATCAGCCGGAAATATCAGTAAAGAAGACCTTGATTTATTTAATATTGTTGATACAGCCGACGAAGCAGTGAAGGTTATTGATGATTTTTATAAACAGTATAGTCTGAAACCTAACTTCTAA